A section of the Mycolicibacterium anyangense genome encodes:
- the ligA gene encoding NAD-dependent DNA ligase LigA, whose amino-acid sequence MAPETPSGDPETDPIDPSVRRRWQELADEVREHQFRYYIKDAPIISDADFDALFNELLALEERYPELKVADSPTQLVGGAGFATDFAEAQHLERMLSLEDVFNTDELVAWSNRVEAEIGPAPHYLCELKVDGVALGLVYRDGKLERAATRGDGRVGEDVTNNARTIDDIPETLTPSTEYPIPAVLEVRGEVFFMVADFENLNASLVAEGKPPFANPRNSAAGSLRQKNPAVTAKRKLRMICHGLGYTEGFDPATLHDTYFALKAWGLPVSDHTTRVAGLAAVEEKITYWGERRHEIEHEIDGVVVKVDDFAQQRRLGATSRTPRWAVAYKYPPEEAQTRLLDIQVNVGRTGRVTPFAVMTPVRIAGSTVAMATLHNGSEVKRKGVLIGDTVMIRKAGDVIPEVLGPVVDLRDGTEREFAMPTHCPECGTALAPAKEGDVDIRCPNARSCPAQLRERVFHLAGRGGLDIEGLGYEAATALLDAKVIDDEGDLFDLTAEDLLTAEFFRTNKGVLSANGARLLANLGQAKNRPLWRILVALSIRHVGPTAARALATALGSLDAIMAADEEQLADVEGVGPTIAAALTEWFAVDWHRAIVDKWRAAGVRMEDERDTDVAATLQGLSIVVTGSLTGFSRDEAKEAIITRGGKAVGSVSKKTSFVVAGDAPGSKYDKAVELGVPILDEDGFRALLENGPGQFRTDAPAD is encoded by the coding sequence GTGGCCCCAGAAACGCCCTCCGGCGATCCGGAAACCGATCCGATCGACCCGTCCGTGCGGCGGCGCTGGCAGGAGCTTGCCGACGAGGTGCGCGAACACCAGTTCCGCTACTACATCAAGGACGCGCCGATCATCTCCGACGCCGACTTCGATGCGCTGTTCAACGAACTCCTCGCCCTGGAAGAGCGCTATCCCGAGCTCAAGGTGGCCGACTCGCCGACCCAACTGGTCGGTGGCGCGGGTTTCGCCACCGACTTCGCCGAGGCCCAGCATCTGGAACGGATGCTGTCCCTGGAGGACGTGTTCAACACCGACGAATTGGTGGCGTGGTCCAACCGGGTGGAAGCCGAGATCGGCCCAGCCCCGCACTACCTGTGTGAACTCAAGGTCGACGGCGTCGCGCTGGGGCTGGTGTATCGCGACGGCAAGCTCGAACGGGCGGCCACCCGCGGCGACGGGCGGGTCGGCGAGGATGTCACCAACAACGCGCGAACCATCGACGACATCCCCGAAACCCTCACGCCCTCAACCGAATACCCGATCCCGGCGGTGCTGGAAGTCCGCGGCGAGGTGTTCTTCATGGTGGCCGACTTCGAGAACCTCAACGCCAGCCTGGTCGCCGAGGGTAAGCCGCCGTTCGCCAATCCGCGCAACAGTGCGGCCGGTTCGCTGCGGCAGAAGAACCCGGCCGTCACCGCCAAACGCAAGCTGCGGATGATCTGCCACGGGCTGGGCTACACCGAGGGTTTCGACCCGGCCACCCTGCACGACACCTACTTCGCGCTGAAGGCCTGGGGCCTACCGGTCTCCGACCACACCACCCGGGTGGCGGGGCTGGCCGCCGTCGAGGAGAAGATCACCTACTGGGGCGAACGCCGGCACGAGATCGAGCACGAAATCGACGGTGTGGTGGTCAAAGTCGACGACTTCGCCCAGCAGCGCCGCCTCGGTGCCACCTCCCGCACGCCCCGATGGGCGGTGGCCTACAAGTACCCGCCCGAGGAAGCCCAGACCCGGCTGCTCGACATCCAGGTGAACGTCGGGCGCACCGGCCGGGTGACTCCCTTCGCGGTGATGACACCGGTGCGCATCGCCGGATCCACCGTCGCCATGGCGACCCTGCACAACGGCTCGGAGGTCAAACGCAAGGGCGTGCTGATCGGCGACACCGTCATGATCCGCAAGGCCGGTGACGTCATCCCCGAGGTGCTGGGTCCGGTGGTGGACCTGCGGGACGGCACCGAGCGCGAGTTCGCCATGCCCACCCACTGCCCGGAGTGCGGCACCGCGCTGGCCCCGGCCAAGGAGGGCGACGTCGATATCCGTTGCCCCAACGCGCGATCCTGCCCCGCGCAGCTTCGCGAGCGGGTATTCCACCTCGCCGGTCGTGGCGGTCTGGACATCGAAGGCCTGGGCTATGAGGCGGCAACCGCCCTGTTGGACGCCAAGGTGATCGACGATGAAGGTGACCTGTTCGATCTGACCGCCGAGGACCTGCTCACCGCCGAGTTCTTCCGCACCAACAAAGGTGTGCTGTCGGCCAACGGTGCGCGCCTGCTGGCCAATCTCGGCCAGGCCAAGAACCGTCCGCTGTGGCGGATCCTGGTCGCTTTGTCGATCCGCCACGTGGGTCCCACGGCGGCCCGCGCGCTGGCCACCGCACTGGGCAGCCTGGACGCCATCATGGCAGCCGACGAGGAGCAGCTGGCCGATGTCGAAGGCGTCGGGCCGACCATCGCCGCGGCCCTCACGGAGTGGTTCGCTGTCGACTGGCACCGCGCGATCGTCGACAAGTGGCGGGCGGCCGGGGTTCGCATGGAAGACGAGCGCGACACCGACGTCGCCGCCACGCTGCAGGGGCTGTCGATCGTGGTCACCGGGTCGCTGACCGGCTTCTCCCGGGACGAAGCCAAGGAGGCCATCATCACCCGCGGCGGCAAGGCCGTCGGATCGGTGTCGAAGAAGACCTCGTTCGTGGTGGCCGGTGACGCACCGGGCTCCAAGTATGACAAGGCCGTCGAACTCGGGGTGCCGATCCTCGACGAGGACGGGTTCCGCGCGCTGTTGGAGAACGGGCCCGGCCAGTTCCGCACAGACGCGCCGGCCGATTAG